The Lampris incognitus isolate fLamInc1 chromosome 7, fLamInc1.hap2, whole genome shotgun sequence genome window below encodes:
- the mrm3a gene encoding rRNA methyltransferase 3A, mitochondrial, which translates to MAAHIKRVACVLSLERNALLRGCVHTVETKRYVRGLRRRPVQVLFPDSKTGKTPQSPQSGGDRRSIGKQGDPKPSFKAETCDGNAKWTSIGSDPSSTAEQRVQVDAKQQVGGLHFERAFHGDKRLSRVVSIAQSRTFREQQGKILLEGKRLICSALEAGANPQMLFFSTVDRLRELPLDKLKRATLVKVKFEDIKLWSKLVAPQGVIAIFSRPDPSRMRFPEIEQLVPLSLICDNIRDPGNLGTILRCAAAAGCQDVLLTKGCVDAWEPKVLRAAMGAHFHLPIYTSMGWDEVESHLPKTVTVHVADNFRHSDRTLSLEETQVNLHNKHSKAGDYGWVSTRPNPKNVQYEEYDSDSESYSDHEAPKLSLPRVDVKLYHERWAQRPTALVIGGETHGLSVEAVELAEKTTGRRLLIPVVPEVDSLNSAMAASILLFEGRRQLLNIKETPARIRKPKAQKQSQ; encoded by the exons ATGGCGGCGCACATTAAACGCGTGGCTTGCGTTCTCTCCTTGGAGAGAAACGCGTTGCTCAGGGGTTGCGTTCACACGGTAGAGACCAAAAGGTACGTCCGTGGATTGAGAAGGAGACCTGTTCAAGTCTTATTCCCCGACAGTAAGACAGGTAAGACCCCCCAGTCGCCCCAGTCTGGAGGAGACAGGCGGAGCATCGGGAAGCAGGGAGACCCCAAACCCAGCTTCAAGGCGGAAACGTGCGATGGTAACGCTAAGTGGACGAGCATCGGAAGCGACCCGTCGTCTACAGCGGAGCAGCGTGTACAGGTCGATGCGAAGCAGCAAGTCGGGGGGCTTCACTTCGAAAGGGCTTTCCACGGGGACAAGAGGCTGTC GAGAGTGGTGAGCATTGCCCAGTCAAGGACGTTTCGAGAACAACAGGGAAAAATCCTGCTGGAGGGGAAGCGCTTGATCTGTAGCGCACTGGAGGCTGGTGCAAACCCGCAAATGTTGTTTTTCAGCACAGTGGATCGTCTTCGTGAGCTGCCCCTAGACAAGCTGAAGAGGGCAACTCTAGTCAAAGTCAAGTTCGAGGACATCAAGCTGTGGTCCAAGCTTGTGGCCCCGCAAGGAGTGATAG CTATATTTTCTCGACCTGACCCATCACGGATGAGATTCCCTGAAATAGAGCAGCTGGTGCCATTGTCTCTGATATGTGATAACATCCGAGACCCTGGTAACCTAGGCACTATCTTACGATGTGCTGCCGCCGCTGGGTGCCAGGATGTCCTGCTCACTAAGG GTTGTGTGGATGCTTGGGAGCCTAAAGTGTTGCGTGCAGCAATGGGAGCCCATTTTCACCTCCCCATTTACACCAGCATGGGCTGGGATGAAGTTGAAAGCCACCTTCCTAAAACTGTGACCGTCCATGTAGCTGACAACTTCAGACACTCTGACAGGACCCTCTCTCTAGAGGAGACGCAAGTTAACCTACACAACAAACACTCCAAAGCAGGAGACTATGGATGGGTCAGCACCAGGCCAAATCCCAAAAACGTGCAATATGAGGAGTATGACTCCGATTCTGAATCATATTCAGATCATGAAGCTCCTAAACTCTCTCTTCCCAGAGTGGACGTTAAGCTGTACCATGAGAGGTGGGCTCAGAGGCCCACCGCCCTCGTGATTGGCGGCGAGACACACGGCTTGAGTGTGGAAGCAGTTGAGCTGGCTGAGAAAACCACTGGTCGAAGACTCCTGATTCCTGTGGTTCCCGAAGTGGACAGTTTGAATTCAGCCATGGCAGCCAGTATTCTTTTGTTTGAGGGCAGGAGGCAACTGTTGAACATCAAAGAAACACCTGCGCGGATCAGGAAACCCAAAGCACAGAAACAGTCACAATGA
- the nxn gene encoding nucleoredoxin → MSALKCQRRQREQGHYRSDAAAWSRQNRYPLRLLRCVTADVCFSSADGKQTSCAAARGASETSRATRAVSRFQDDMTDSLRDYTNLPEAAPLLTILDMSARAKYVQDVEEITPAVVEQFVTDFLADKLKPEPI, encoded by the exons ATGTCAGCCCTGAAATGTCAGCGCCGCCAGAGGGAACAAGGACACTACCGGTCAGACGCCGCAGCGTGGTCCAGACAAAACCGCTACCCTCTTCGTCTGTTGAGATGTGTGACGGCAGATGTTTGTTTTTCCTCAGCCGACGGCAAACAAACGTCCTGCGCTGCGGCTCGCGGCGCCTCAGAAACGAGCCGAGCAACGAGAGCGGTCTCGCGGTTCCAG GACGACATGACCGACTCCTTGCGGGACTACACGAACCTCCCGGAAGCGGCCCCCCTGCTCACCATCCTGGACATGTCCGCACGAGCCAAGTACGTCCAGGACGTGGAGGAAATCACGCCGGCCGTAGTGGAGCAGTTTGTCACCGATTTCCTAGCTGACAAGCTCAAACCGGAGCCCATCTAA